The Streptomyces tubercidicus DNA segment CTCGGTGCGCGAGGCGCTCAAGGCGCTGCAGGCCATGCGCATCGTGGAGATCCGGCACGGCTTCGGCACCTACGTCGGCCCGCTCACCCTGGAGCCGTTCGTCGAGGGGGTCGCCTTCCGCGCCGCGGTCCGGCACCAGCAGGGCGAGTCGAGTCTGTACGAGCTGATGGAGGTCCGGGAGGCGCTGGAGGCGGGGCTGATCGCCACCGTCGCCCGCGATCTGCCCGCCGAGGATCTCGCCGTCCTCAAGGCGCTGGTGCAGCGGATGGCGGAGGAGGCGCGCGGCGGGCAGGTGCAGAGCGCCACCGACCGGGCCTTCCATCTCGCGCTGTACCGCTCGCTGGGCAATCATCTGCTGAGCGAGGTGCTGGACGCGTTCTGGGCGGCGCTGCGACGGGTGCGGGAGGACCTCTCCGATGTCCGGCCCGACCCGATAGTGACGCATCGTCAGCACCAGGAAATCGTGGACGCGTTGGAGGCGGGTGACGGGGACCGTGCCGTGGAGGCGATGCACCGGCACTTCGACGGCATCCGGCGCCGGCTGACGGAGCAGTGAGGGGGCCAGGCTGACGGGGTGGTGGGGGAGTCCGGCTGAGAGGGCGGTAAGGGAGCCCGGCTGACCGAGCGGTTGGGGGGGGAGGTGCCGCTGCGGGCGCCGCCGCCCCCGTTCACCGGGATGTCACCCCGTGTCGGCGGTGCCGTTGTCAGGCACGGGAATGCCCCATGTGCGGCGTCTTGACGGCAAGTTGGGCACTCCCTATGGTCGCCGCAGGACGAGGGACATCCTACGTCCTCGCCTGTGGGGGCACCCGACCGCTCCACGGGGCGGGCGACTTCAGCGCGTGCTCGACGATCATCTTTCGCCGCATCCGCATCCTCGTGGAGGAGCCGATATGAGCAACCGCAGCGTGCACCGCAGAACGGTCCTGGGCGGGGCGGCCGCCGTCGCCGCCGGCTGGGCGCTCACCGGCTGCGGCGACAGCGGGGACGGGGGCGGCGGGAACGGCGACGGCACCGCGCCCCGGGAGCGCGAGAAAGGCCAGAAGATCGGCCTGACCTTCTGGTCCTGGGTGCCGGGCATCGACAAGCCCGTCGACCTGTGGAACCGCAAGAACCCGGACGTCCAGGTCACGGTCGAGAAGGTGTCGGCCGTCAACGGCCAGCAGTACGCGAAGATGCACGCCGCCATCAAGGCCGGCAACCCGCCCGACCTCGGCCAGATCGAATTCCCGGTCGTCCCCAGCTTCCTTCTCGACAACGGGCTGCTGGACCTCGCCCCGCTCGGCGCCGCCCGTTACAAGGACAAGTTCTTCGGCTGGCAGTGGCAGCAGTCCGTCTTCGGCAAGAGCGTCTACGCCATCCCGCAGGCCTCCGGGCCGATGGGCCTGTTCCTCCGCCAGGACCTCTTCGACAAGTGGGATGTGCCGATCCCGCGGACCTGGGACGAGTACGAGACCGCCGCCAGGGCCGTCCGCAAGAAGGGCGCCTGGATCGAGACCTTCGCGCCCACCAACGGCAACCGCTTCGCCGGCCTCGCCTGGCAGGCCGGCGCCAAGTGGTACGGCACGCACGGCGACACCTGGACCGTGCACATCGATGACGAACCCACCCGCCGGGTCGCCGACTACTGGGAGTCCCTGGTCCGGCAGAAGCTCGTCAAGACCATCCCGGACCGGCAGAACGCCTGGTACAAGGATCTGCAGACCGGCGCCATCCCCGCCTGGGTGGGCGCCAGTTGGGGCGACGCCCTGCTGGTCGGCAATGCGCCGGGTACCCAGGGGAAGTGGCGGGCCGCACCGCTGCCGCAGTGGAAGGCGGGCGAGCAGGCCCACGCCAACTGGGGCGGCTCGACCACCGCCGTCTTCGCCAAGGCCCGCTACCCCAAGGACGCCCTGGACTTCGCCGTCTGGCTCAACACCGACCCGGAGTCGATCGGGCTGCTGATCGACGGCGGGTATGGCTTCCCCAGCGCCAAGAAGGGCTACGCCACCACCGATCTCGACGTCGACAAGGACTTCTTCGGCGGCCAGGCGTACAGCAAGGTCTTCGCGGACGCCGGGGCGCATGTCGACACCAGCTGGCGGTGGGGGCCCGGCGTGGACACCCTCTACCAGCGGCTCGGCGACGCCTTCACCGACGCGCTCGCCGACGGCAGTTCCTTCCGCTCGGTCCTGACGAAGGTGCAGGGGCAGACCCTCGCCGACCTCAAGGGCAAGGGCCTCAAGGT contains these protein-coding regions:
- a CDS encoding FadR/GntR family transcriptional regulator, giving the protein MARGTMSEEVQDRIKQLILQGGLTPGDPLPTEAELVALLDVSRNSVREALKALQAMRIVEIRHGFGTYVGPLTLEPFVEGVAFRAAVRHQQGESSLYELMEVREALEAGLIATVARDLPAEDLAVLKALVQRMAEEARGGQVQSATDRAFHLALYRSLGNHLLSEVLDAFWAALRRVREDLSDVRPDPIVTHRQHQEIVDALEAGDGDRAVEAMHRHFDGIRRRLTEQ
- a CDS encoding ABC transporter substrate-binding protein; its protein translation is MSNRSVHRRTVLGGAAAVAAGWALTGCGDSGDGGGGNGDGTAPREREKGQKIGLTFWSWVPGIDKPVDLWNRKNPDVQVTVEKVSAVNGQQYAKMHAAIKAGNPPDLGQIEFPVVPSFLLDNGLLDLAPLGAARYKDKFFGWQWQQSVFGKSVYAIPQASGPMGLFLRQDLFDKWDVPIPRTWDEYETAARAVRKKGAWIETFAPTNGNRFAGLAWQAGAKWYGTHGDTWTVHIDDEPTRRVADYWESLVRQKLVKTIPDRQNAWYKDLQTGAIPAWVGASWGDALLVGNAPGTQGKWRAAPLPQWKAGEQAHANWGGSTTAVFAKARYPKDALDFAVWLNTDPESIGLLIDGGYGFPSAKKGYATTDLDVDKDFFGGQAYSKVFADAGAHVDTSWRWGPGVDTLYQRLGDAFTDALADGSSFRSVLTKVQGQTLADLKGKGLKVASGG